In one Pseudarthrobacter oxydans genomic region, the following are encoded:
- a CDS encoding helix-turn-helix domain-containing protein produces the protein MKVSAARTAVQAAPLPVALADGVFPAGCPSRTVLDHITSKWGVLILLALSEGEQRWSDLRRRAEGISEKMLAQTLKTLERDGLVRREAQPVIPPRVDYSLTERGYELSALLVPLVAWAFENADDIVNGQR, from the coding sequence ATGAAAGTTAGTGCCGCCAGGACCGCCGTGCAGGCGGCGCCCCTTCCCGTGGCCCTTGCCGACGGCGTCTTCCCGGCGGGGTGTCCCAGCAGGACAGTGCTGGACCACATCACCAGCAAGTGGGGCGTCCTGATCCTGCTCGCCCTGTCCGAGGGTGAGCAGCGGTGGAGCGACCTGCGGCGCCGGGCCGAGGGAATCAGCGAAAAGATGCTGGCCCAGACGCTTAAGACGCTGGAGCGGGACGGCCTGGTCCGCCGGGAGGCGCAGCCGGTGATTCCGCCGCGGGTGGACTACAGCCTCACCGAACGCGGCTACGAATTGAGTGCCCTGCTGGTTCCGCTGGTGGCGTGGGCCTTCGAGAACGCGGACGACATCGTCAACGGCCAACGTTGA
- a CDS encoding SDR family oxidoreductase — protein MSIVITGATGQLGRHVVEALLERNVPAKDIVAAGRSVEKLAGFAERGVRVKAMDYADARSVAAALKGAQKVLLISGSEVGQRVEQHRTVIEAAKAEGVELLAYTSIANADTTGMRLAAEHQATEAILRESGVPFVLLRNGWYLENYTDQLPGTLAQGGLAGSAGDGRVSAASRVDYAHAAAAVLVAEDQAGRIYELGGDNAFSMADLAAEITAATGKAIIYQDLPAPDYAGMLAGFGVPEAFADILADSDLGIARGDLLVSTGDLRRLIGRPATSLSEAVRAAAAAA, from the coding sequence ATGAGCATCGTCATCACCGGAGCAACGGGCCAGCTGGGCCGCCACGTCGTCGAAGCACTGCTGGAGCGCAACGTTCCCGCGAAGGACATCGTGGCTGCGGGCCGTTCCGTGGAAAAGCTGGCCGGCTTCGCCGAGAGGGGCGTTCGGGTCAAGGCCATGGACTACGCAGATGCCCGTTCAGTGGCGGCAGCCCTGAAGGGCGCCCAAAAGGTGCTCCTCATCTCCGGCAGCGAGGTGGGCCAGCGGGTGGAGCAGCACCGCACAGTGATCGAGGCGGCTAAGGCAGAGGGCGTTGAGCTGCTGGCCTACACCAGCATCGCCAATGCCGACACCACCGGCATGAGGCTGGCGGCTGAGCACCAGGCCACGGAAGCTATTTTGCGGGAGTCCGGCGTTCCTTTCGTCCTCCTGCGCAACGGCTGGTACCTGGAGAACTACACGGACCAGCTGCCCGGCACGTTGGCACAGGGTGGCCTGGCCGGCAGCGCCGGAGACGGCAGGGTCAGCGCAGCGTCCCGCGTTGATTATGCCCACGCCGCTGCTGCTGTGCTCGTCGCCGAAGACCAGGCGGGCAGGATCTACGAACTGGGCGGTGACAACGCCTTCAGCATGGCGGACCTTGCAGCCGAAATCACCGCTGCCACCGGCAAGGCCATCATCTACCAGGACCTTCCCGCGCCGGACTACGCGGGAATGCTGGCCGGGTTCGGAGTGCCGGAAGCATTCGCGGATATCCTGGCCGATTCCGATCTCGGCATTGCCCGGGGCGACCTTCTTGTCAGCACCGGGGATCTGCGCAGGCTGATCGGCCGCCCGGCAACGTCGCTGTCCGAGGCTGTGCGCGCGGCCGCTGCGGCTGCCTGA
- a CDS encoding amino acid permease, which yields MQQAPGPTRNESPAAQQTARSAVGSVLNRGLNVRHIRFMALGSAIGTGLFYGSASAIQKAGPAVLLAYIIGGAAVFMVMRALGEMAVRHPVSGSFGQYASRYLGPLAGFVTGWTYVFEMAIVAIADVTAFSIYMGFWFPQVERWIWILAIILFLAGLNLLSVKVFGELEFWFSLVKVAAIIAMIAGGAAIIVFGFQAGGSTVAPGLGNLVEHGGFFPFGLEGLLASFAVVMFAFGGIETLGITAGEAANPKQVIPKAVNTVPVRVLLFYVLTLAVLMSLFPWDGIGSNGSPFVQIFSGLGIPAAPHILNAVVITAALSAINSDIFGAGRILFGLSRQGHAPSAFGKVSRHGVPWMTVVIMAAILLVGVVLNAVIPENVFVLIASIATFATVWVWVMILASHVAMKREIARAGLPPSEFPSPWWPAASLLTIAFMALVIAVLGAFEDSRIALYVGGTWLALLVLAYRLWVRGDGRRRAELVDETSPLPVVTTGP from the coding sequence ATGCAACAAGCACCAGGCCCAACCCGGAACGAAAGTCCGGCCGCACAGCAAACCGCAAGATCCGCCGTCGGAAGCGTCCTCAATCGGGGCCTGAACGTGCGCCACATCCGGTTCATGGCGCTGGGCTCGGCGATCGGTACGGGCCTTTTCTACGGTTCGGCCTCGGCCATCCAAAAAGCCGGCCCTGCCGTCCTGCTGGCCTACATCATCGGCGGCGCGGCGGTGTTCATGGTGATGCGGGCCCTCGGCGAGATGGCCGTGCGGCATCCCGTCTCCGGCTCGTTCGGCCAGTACGCCAGCCGCTACCTCGGCCCGCTGGCCGGCTTTGTGACCGGCTGGACCTACGTCTTCGAAATGGCGATCGTGGCCATCGCCGACGTCACCGCATTCAGCATCTACATGGGCTTCTGGTTCCCCCAGGTTGAACGCTGGATCTGGATCCTGGCCATCATCCTTTTCCTCGCCGGGCTCAACCTGCTCAGCGTCAAGGTCTTCGGCGAGCTGGAGTTCTGGTTCTCGCTGGTCAAGGTGGCGGCCATCATCGCCATGATCGCCGGCGGTGCGGCCATCATCGTTTTCGGCTTCCAGGCCGGAGGCTCAACTGTTGCGCCGGGCCTCGGGAACCTTGTAGAGCACGGGGGATTCTTCCCGTTCGGCCTTGAGGGGCTGCTCGCATCCTTCGCCGTCGTGATGTTTGCGTTCGGTGGGATCGAGACGCTCGGCATCACAGCCGGAGAGGCCGCCAACCCCAAACAGGTCATCCCCAAGGCCGTCAATACTGTTCCGGTGCGCGTCCTGCTGTTCTACGTCCTGACGCTGGCGGTACTCATGAGCCTCTTCCCTTGGGACGGGATCGGCAGCAATGGCAGCCCCTTCGTCCAGATCTTCAGCGGGCTGGGCATCCCGGCGGCACCTCACATCCTCAACGCCGTGGTGATCACCGCGGCGCTGTCCGCCATCAACAGCGACATCTTCGGCGCCGGTCGCATCCTCTTCGGCCTGTCCCGCCAAGGCCACGCTCCCTCCGCCTTCGGCAAAGTGTCCAGGCACGGCGTCCCTTGGATGACGGTGGTGATCATGGCCGCGATCCTCCTGGTGGGCGTGGTCCTCAACGCCGTCATCCCGGAAAACGTTTTTGTCCTCATAGCCTCCATCGCCACCTTCGCCACCGTCTGGGTGTGGGTGATGATCCTCGCCTCGCACGTCGCCATGAAGCGGGAAATCGCGCGGGCTGGCCTGCCGCCGTCGGAATTCCCTTCGCCGTGGTGGCCCGCCGCCTCCCTTCTCACCATCGCCTTTATGGCGCTGGTGATCGCCGTCCTGGGTGCGTTCGAGGACTCGCGCATCGCGCTCTACGTGGGCGGGACCTGGCTGGCGCTGCTAGTCCTGGCGTACCGGCTGTGGGTAAGGGGTGACGGACGACGGCGGGCGGAGCTTGTGGACGAAACATCGCCGCTGCCGGTGGTCACCACAGGCCCCTAA
- a CDS encoding DinB family protein, which produces MDEKETLHHYLRVRRDNLLGKLDGLSEYDVRRPLTPTGTNLLGLVKHVASVEVDYFGVVFGRPSGRHLPWLDDGAAPDSDMWATADESRADIIELHHFAAAHSDATIEALPADAPGAVPWWPEERRNVTLHQILVHMVAERAHHLGHADILRELIDGRAGQRPGDPNLTRRSPEEWAAHCAVIETAARQA; this is translated from the coding sequence ATGGATGAAAAAGAGACCCTTCACCACTACCTCCGGGTCAGGCGTGACAACCTGCTCGGCAAGCTGGATGGCCTGAGTGAATACGACGTCCGCCGGCCACTGACGCCAACCGGCACCAACCTGCTCGGCCTGGTCAAACATGTGGCCAGCGTGGAGGTGGACTATTTCGGCGTGGTGTTCGGCCGCCCCAGCGGGAGGCACCTCCCATGGCTGGACGACGGCGCCGCACCGGATTCGGACATGTGGGCGACCGCTGACGAGTCCCGAGCGGACATCATCGAACTGCACCACTTCGCCGCGGCGCACAGCGACGCAACCATCGAAGCATTGCCCGCTGACGCCCCCGGAGCAGTTCCATGGTGGCCTGAGGAGCGGCGCAACGTCACCCTGCACCAGATCCTGGTCCATATGGTTGCCGAACGTGCCCATCACCTGGGCCATGCAGACATCCTGCGAGAACTCATCGACGGCAGGGCGGGGCAGCGTCCAGGGGATCCGAACCTCACCAGGCGCAGCCCGGAGGAATGGGCCGCCCACTGCGCAGTCATCGAAACCGCGGCGAGGCAGGCATGA